A genomic region of Cannabis sativa cultivar Pink pepper isolate KNU-18-1 chromosome 1, ASM2916894v1, whole genome shotgun sequence contains the following coding sequences:
- the LOC133033690 gene encoding uncharacterized protein LOC133033690: MSESASTPIGGGAPTPPASGFSRGSSGSAIDQRKRAPTASGGSSQNKRFRGNQNRGSRPGGNETRFSYPECPTCKRHHRGECKGQGCFHCGMPGHFKRECPQLRPEAPRAPAIPTPARVFAITQADADASPSVVTGKGKAVADGP; this comes from the exons atgtcagagtcagctagtactccgattggtggcggagctcctacccctcctgcatcaggatttagcagggggagtagtggttcggccattgatcagaggaagagggcacccactgcttccggcggctcgagccagaacaagaggttccgggggaaccagaacagagggagtcgtcctggtggtaatgagactcgcttctcctacccCGAATGCCCTacctgcaagaggcatcatcggggagagtgcaaggggcagggatgctttcattgtggcatgcccgggcacttcaagagggaatgtccccagctccggccagaggcaccgagagctccagcgatacccactccagccagggtattcgcgatcacgcaggctgatgcagatgccagcccatcagttgttacag gtaaaggcaaggcagttgctgatggaccgtga